Proteins from one Fragaria vesca subsp. vesca linkage group LG6, FraVesHawaii_1.0, whole genome shotgun sequence genomic window:
- the LOC101309372 gene encoding ABC transporter G family member 36-like: MDGTERVKAGRRSRSRTPSWSLEEVFVSATHSQRSSRVEDEEALTWAAIEKLPTYDRLRTGIIQSIVESDYPQRKNNRVVHKEVDVLKLDVTDRQDFIDRIFKVAEEDNEKFLKKFRSRIDKVGIRLPTVEVRFEHLTVEADCHIGNRALPTLPNVARNIVESALGLIGIAMAKRTNLTILKDATGIIKPSRMALLLGPPSSGKTTLLLALAGKLDPSLKVKGDITYNGYRLNEFVPQKTSAYISQNDVHVGEMTVKETLDFSARCQGVGTRYELLSELARREKDAGIFPEAEVDLFMKATSMGGVESNLITDYTLRILGLDICKDTIIGNEMLRGISGGQKKRVTTGEMIVGPTKTLFMDEISTGLDSSTTFQIVKCLQQIVHITEATIFMSLLQPAPETFDLFDDIILLSEGQIVYQGPRENIVEFFESCGFRCPERKGTADFLQEVTSRKDQEQYWADRNKPYRYISVTEFSNRFKRFHVGMKLENELSIPFDKSQGHRAALVFKKYSISKMELLKASWDKEWLLIKRNSFVYIFKTVQIIIGALITSTVFLKTQMHTRNEEDGAVYLGALVFSMIINTFNGFAELSMTIARLPVFYKHRDLLFHPAWTFTLPTILLTIPISIVESTVWMVITYYTIGFAPEASRFFKQLMLVFLIQQMAAGLFRLIAGVCRTMIIANTGGALTLLMVFMLGGFILPKGDIPKWWQWGYWVSPLTYGFNAIAVNEMFSPRWMNKLASDNVTRLGVAVLQNFEVFPDKNWFWIGSAAMLGFAILFNILYTLSLMHLSPPGKSQAIISEELAEEMEGDQEESREEPRLRRPQSKKDSFSRSLSSADANNSREMAIRRMSSQSNGIGLSRNADSSLEVANGVAPKRGMVLPFTPLAMSFDDVNYYVDMPPEMKEEGVTEDRLQLLREVTGAFRPGVLTALMGISGAGKTTLMDVLAGRKTGGYIEGDIRISGFPKKQETFARISGYCEQTDIHSPQVTVKESLIYSAFLRLPKEVSKLDKMIFVEEVMELVELDSLKDALVGLPGITGLSTEQRKRLTIAVELVANPSIIFMDEPTSGLDARAAAIVMRTVRNTVDTGRTVVCTIHQPSIDIFEAFDELLLLKRGGQVIYSGPLGRNSHKIIEYFEAIPGVHKIKEKYNPATWMLEASSVGTEVKLGMDFAQYYKSSSLHKRNKALVKELSTPPPGAKDLYFATQYSQSSFQQFKSCLWKQWWTYWRTPDYNLVRFFFTLASALMLGTMFWKVGTKRESTSDLTMIIGAMYAAVLFVGINNCATVQPIIATERTVFYRERAAGMYSALPYALAQVIIEMPYVFLQTTYYTLIVYAMVSFQWTAAKFFWFFFVNFFSFLYFTYYGMMTVSITPNHQVASIFAAAFYSLFNLFSGFFIPRPKIPKWWVWYYWICPVAWTVYGLIVSQYGDILDTIKAPGMTPDPTVKWYVEHYFGYDPNFMGPVAGVLVGFTLFFAFMYAYCIKTLNFQIR, translated from the exons ATGGACGGAACGGAGAGAGTGAAAGCAGGTCGAAGAAGCAGAAGCCGAACCCCGAGCTGGAGCTTGGAGGAAGTGTTTGTGAGTGCCACGCACTCTCAAAGAAGCAGTCGAGTGGAAGATGAAGAGGCTCTGACTTGGGCTGCCATTGAAAAACTGCCAACATATGATAGATTAAGAACCGGGATCATCCAGTCCATTGTGGAGAGCGACTATCCTCAAAGGAAAAACAACAGAGTGGTGCACAAGGAAGTCGATGTTCTTAAGCTTGATGTAACCGACCGTCAAGATTTCATTGACAGGATCTTTAAGGTTGCAGAGGAGGACAATGAGAAGTTCTTAAAGAAGTTCAGAAGCAGAATTGATAA GGTTGGGATTAGACTTCCCACGGTGGAAGTTAGGTTTGAACATTTGACGGTCGAAGCAGATTGCCATATTGGTAATAGAGCTCTTCCCACTCTCCCAAATGTTGCTAGGAACATTGTCGAATCAGCTCTTGGTTTGATTGGGATTGCAATGGCTAAAAGAACAAATCTAACAATTCTCAAGGATGCCACTGGCATTATCAAACCATCGAG GATGGCTCTATTATTAGGTCCCCCATCGTCAGGGAAAACAACCCTTTTGTTGGCACTAGCTGGGAAGTTGGACCCTAGCTTGAAG GTTAAAGGAGATATCACATACAACGGGTATAGGTTGAACGAATTTGTACCACAGAAGACATCTGCATATATCAGCCAAAATGATGTTCATGTAGGAGAGATGACCGTCAAAGAAACCCTAGATTTTTCAGCAAGGTGCCAAGGGGTTGGTACTCGATATG AACTTCTTTCTGAGCTTGCGAGAAGGGAAAAGGATGCTGGAATATTTCCTGAGGCAGAAGTTGACCTTTTCATGAAG GCTACTTCAATGGGAGGAGTTGAGAGCAATCTCATTACCGACTACACTCTCAGA ATTTTAGGGCTCGACATATGCAAGGATACCATTATTGGGAATGAAATGTTGAGAGGGATTTCTGGTGGCCAAAAGAAACGAGTAACCACAG GTGAAATGATTGTGGGGCCTACAAAAACACTGTTCATGGATGAAATATCAACCGGTCTAGATAGCTCCACCACATTTCAAATAGTGAAGTGCTTGCAGCAGATTGTGCACATAACTGAAGCTACTATCTTCATGTCGCTACTCCAACCTGCTCCTGAGACGTTTGATCTCTTTGATGATATCATCCTTTTATCAGAGGGTCAGATTGTCTACCAGGGACCGCGTGAGAACATAGTAGAGTTCTTTGAGAGTTGTGGATTTCGTTGCCCCGAGCGAAAGGGAACCGCTGATTTCTTGCAAGAG GTTACCTCCAGAAAAGACCAAGAGCAATATTGGGCAGACCGAAACAAGCCATACAGATACATATCAGTGACTGAATTCTCAAACCGATTTAAACGCTTCCATGTAGGCATGAAGCTGGAAAATGAACTATCAATCCCTTTTGATAAGTCCCAAGGCCACAGAGCTGCTCTTGTCTTCAAAAAATATTCAATATCCAAAATGGAACTTCTGAAGGCCAGTTGGGACAAGGAATGGCTACTCATAAAGAGAAACTCTTTTGTCTACATTTTTAAGACGGTCCAAATCATTATAGGGGCATTGATAACCTCAACTGTGTTTTTGAAAACCCAAATGCACACCAGAAATGAAGAAGATGGAGCAGTATATCTTGGTGCACTTGTATTTTCCATGATTATTAACACTTTCAACGGATTTGCTGAGCTCTCGATGACCATTGCAAGACTGCCTGTATTTTACAAGCATAGAGACCTTCTTTTCCACCCTGCTTGGACTTTCACTCTCCCAACTATCCTGCTCACTATACCTATATCCATTGTTGAATCCACAGTTTGGATGGTCATAACATATTACACTATCGGTTTTGCACCTGAAGCTAGCAG GTTTTTCAAGCAACTGATGTTAGTATTTTTGATCCAACAAATGGCTGCTGGGCTCTTCAGGCTAATTGCTGGAGTCTGCAGGACCATGATCATAGCAAACACTGGTGGGGCTCTAACTTTACTCATGGTTTTCATGCTTGGAGGTTTCATACTTCCTAAAG GCGACATTCCAAAGTGGTGGCAGTGGGGTTACTGGGTTTCACCTCTGACCTATGGCTTTAATGCAATTGCTGTAAATGAAATGTTTTCTCCCAGGTGGATGAACAAACTG GCTTCAGATAATGTTACCAGATTAGGTGTGGCAGTTCTTCAAAACTTTGAAGTTTTCCCAGACAAAAACTGGTTTTGGATTGGCTCTGCAGCTATGCTGGGGTTTGCAATCCTCTTCAACATCCTTTACACTTTATCTCTCATGCACCTCAGTC CTCCCGGAAAATCACAAGCTATTATATCTGAAGAATTGGCCGAAGAAATGGAGGGAGACCAAGAAGAATCCAGGGAGGAGCCACGACTTAGAAGGCCCCAGTCAAAGAAAGATTCATTTTCTCGTTCATTATCATCTGCTGATGCAAACAATTCAA GAGAAATGGCAATCCGGCGAATGAGCAGTCAATCTAATGGCATTGGTCTAAGTAGGAATGCTGATTCTTCTCTTGAAGTAGCCAATGGGGTTGCACCCAAGAGAGGAATGGTTCTTCCTTTCACTCCTCTGGCAATGTCCTTTGATGATGTTAATTACTATGTGGACATGCCTCCT GAAATGAAAGAAGAAGGAGTAACTGAGGACAGGCTGCAACTACTTCGTGAAGTAACCGGTGCTTTTAGGCCTGGGGTCTTGACTGCACTAATGGGGATCAGCGGGGCTGGAAAGACAACTTTGATGGATGTCCTAGCAGGAAGAAAGACTGGTGGTTACATCGAAGGCGATATTAGAATTTCCGGGTTCCCTAAGAAACAAGAAACCTTTGCAAGAATCTCTGGTTATTGTGAACAAACAGATATCCACTCACCCCAAGTCACTGTTAAAGAGTCGCTAATTTACTCGGCTTTCCTTAGGCTCCCTAAAGAAGTCAGCAAACTGGACAAGATG ATTTTTGTAGAAGAGGTAATGGAATTGGTTGAGTTAGACAGTCTCAAGGATGCTCTGGTCGGACTACCTGGAATTACAGGGTTGTCGACCGAACAAAGAAAGAGGTTAACAATCGCAGTTGAGCTTGTTGCTAATCCCTCAATCATTTTCATGGATGAACCAACATCAGGTCTTGATGCAAGGGCAGCTGCAATTGTTATGAGGACTGTAAGAAATACGGTGGACACTGGGAGAACAGTTGTGTGCACAATTCACCAGCCTAGCATTGATATCTTTGAGGCATTTGATGAGCTTCTACTCCTGAAGAGAGGAGGACAAGTTATTTACTCAGGACCATTAGGCCGCAATTCTCACAAGATCATCGAATATTTTGAG GCAATTCCTGGAGTGCATAAAATCAAAGAAAAGTATAATCCAGCCACATGGATGCTTGAGGCAAGCTCAGTAGGAACTGAGGTCAAGCTGGGAATGGACTTTGCTCAATACTACAAATCCTCTTCCTTGCACAA GAGAAACAAAGCTTTAGTAAAGGAGCTAAGTACACCTCCACCGGGAGCAAAAGATCTCTATTTTGCTACTCAGTATTCTCAGTCATCATTTCAACAATTCAAATCATGTCTGTGGAAGCAGTGGTGGACTTATTGGAGAACTCCTGATTATAACCTTGTTAGATTCTTTTTCACTCTGGCTTCTGCTCTCATGCTTGGAACTATGTTCTGGAAAGTTGGTACTAAAAG GGAAAGCACTTCTGATCTCACCATGATCATCGGGGCTATGTATGCTGCTGTGCTGTTCGTTGGAATTAACAACTGTGCCACAGTACAGCCAATTATCGCCACTGAAAGAACAGTATTCTATAGAGAAAGAGCTGCTGGGATGTACTCTGCATTACCTTATGCACTAGCACAG GTTATCATTGAAATGCCATATGTGTTTCTTCAGACCACATATTATACGCTGATAGTGTATGCCATGGTGAGCTTCCAATGGACAGCAGCAAAATTCTTCTGGTTCTTCTTTGTCAACTTCTTCTCATTCCTTTACTTCACATACTATGGAATGATGACTGTTTCTATTACCCCAAACCACCAAGTAGCGTCCATATTCGCTGCAGCTTTCTATTCACTTTTCAACCTCTTCTCCGGTTTCTTCATACCAAGACCA AAAATACCGAAATGGTGGGTTTGGTATTACTGGATATGCCCAGTAGCATGGACAGTGTATGGATTGATTGTATCACAATATGGTGATATTTTGGACACCATTAAAGCACCTGGGATGACACCTGATCCGACTGTGAAATGGTATGTAGAACACTATTTTGGATACGATCCAAACTTCATGGGACCAGTGGCTGGAGTACTGGTTGGCTTCACACTCTTCTTTGCTTTCATGTATGCCTACTGCATTAAAACACTCAACTTCCAGATCAGGTAG
- the LOC101309658 gene encoding 1-aminocyclopropane-1-carboxylate oxidase 4-like: MANLLEPVHENPIDFRAPPPSPVASGRRSSLTNDDVITEFLQHSLNVPDLILPDKFFPKQKSVENPPTIDFETLCSHHYDDASVAKILESIARIGCFQLVNHGISSDFVRSVQAEAIGIFQVPLEKRADITRSPEKTYGFEEVHGEEADTELSEEFVWCREQGLKLAMEGIWPIGYSNFSKKLEILMTDTEKVCERILQSLLNTKQKESVYGNTFVQGKELGTVCCFYKHNQNVLADKWDSYLRYDVIRMLIRGTDYSHALCLHLCDGSSEFHVYSKKGWVSFTPDRDALVVTTGDQMQAWSGSQYKHVIGRPIFQAKEECISMALLYSPLNIMTNSQGNTEKKILLGQQFIAAILLTLVYQFSVYYLYMNV; encoded by the exons ATGGCAAACTTACTTGAACCCGTCCACGAAAACCCTATTGATTTCCGTGCCCCGCCACCTTCTCCAGTTGCGTCTGGCCGCCGATCATCCCTCACAAACGACGATGTCATTACCGAATTCCTCCAGCACTCCCTCAATGTCCCTGACCTCATCTTGCCAGACAAGTTCTTCCCAAAACAAAAATCAGTTGAAAATCCCCCCACAATTGATTTTGAAACATTGTGTTCACATCATTATGATGATGCTAGTGTTGCCAAGATTCTGGAGTCCATAGCAAGAATCGGGTGCTTTCAGTTAGTGAACCATGGGATTTCAAGTGATTTTGTAAGGTCAGTGCAGGCTGAAGCCATCGGGATATTCCAGGTGCCACTGGAGAAGCGGGCAGACATAACAAGGTCACCGGAGAAGACATATGGGTTCGAGGAAGTTCACGGTGAGGAGGCTGACACGGAATTGAGTGAAGAGTTTGTTTGGTGTAGAGAACAAGGTTTGAAGTTGGCAATGGAGGGAATTTGGCCAATAGGGTATTCAAATTTCAG CAAGAAATTGGAGATCCTTATGACAGATACAGAGAAGGTTTGTGAGAGAATTCTACAAAGCTTATTGAACACTAAACAAAAGGAATCTGTTTATGGAAATACTTTTGTTCAGGGAAAAGAACTTGGGACAGTTTGTTGTTTTTACAAGCACAATCAGAATGTTTTAGCGGATAAGTGGGATAGCTATCTGAGATATGATGTGATTAGGATGCTGATAAGAGGAACTGATTACTCTCATGCCTTGTGTTTGCATCTTTGTGATGGATCCTCAGAGTTTCATGTTTACTCCAAGAAAGGTTGGGTTTCTTTTACCCCAGATAGAGATGCTCTTGTAGTTACCACAGGGGACCAAATGCAG GCATGGAGTGGAAGCCAATACAAGCATGTGATAGGAAGGCCAATCTTTCAGGCCAAGGAGGAATGCATTTCAATGGCCCTTCTCTATTCCCCTCTGAACATCATGACCAACTCCCAAGGCAACACGGAAAAGAAAATTTTACTCGGCCAACAATTTATAGCGGCTATATTACTAACTCTTGTCTACCAATTTTCAGTATACTACTTATACATGAATGTTTGA